One window from the genome of Montipora foliosa isolate CH-2021 chromosome 5, ASM3666993v2, whole genome shotgun sequence encodes:
- the LOC138003671 gene encoding uromodulin-like isoform X2, with translation MPVGSFPYVSEILPTRVQMTKDFWLNWFLMYLLLSNNMSVCGDNCRMIVFVEAMADATLQHHMIQTVVPSASEHSCSILCYLHDDCVSYNYGQEICQLNNSTAAEHPLDLKQKPNFIYRGIKNSCASMPCLNHGTCQSGFRPEGYRCICTAGSTGPQCDSDINECARNGSIPCENGGTCRNVIGGYECHCPQGFIGTKCETAAPECRNYISMRTLDRNVRFRGRAKCDNNLKEDWYRFQGQAGKQMATSCPPTHRCNTDLTGWMVGKHPNVQEGIVQREACFHGYYNCCHKKNTIDVRNCGAYFVYRLKKTHCKARYCGSD, from the exons ATGCCCGTCGGAAGCTTTCCTTACGTTTCAGAGATTTTGCCTACAAGGGTCCAGATGACAAAAGACTTCTGGCTTAATTGGTTCCTTATGTACCTTTTGCTTTCCAATAACATGTCTGTTTGTGGAG ATAACTGTCGAATGATAGTCTTTGTCGAAGCAATGGCAGATGCTACACTTCAGCATCATATGATTCAAACTGTTGTACCATCCGCTTCCGAGCATTCTTGTAGTATTCTGTGTTACCTTCACGATGATTGTGTCTCTTATAACTATGGACAAGAAATATGTCAACTTAATAACTCAACAGCTGCTGAGCATCCTCTCGATCTCAAACAAAAACCGAACTTCATCTATCGGGGAATTAAG AATTCATGCGCTTCAATGCCTTGTCTCAACCATGGTACTTGTCAATCCGGTTTTCGTCCAGAAGGATACCGCTGCATATGCACTGCAGGCTCCACAGGGCCTCAGTGTGACTCGG ATATCAACGAATGTGCGCGCAATGGGAGCATTCCATGTGAAAATGGAGGCACGTGTCGTAATGTTATTGGGGGATACGAGTGTCACTGCCCGCAGGGATTCATTGGAACTAAATGCGAGACAG CCGCTCCTGAATGTAGAAACTACATTAGTATGAGAACTTTGGATAGGAACGTTCGCTTCAGGGGAAGGGCAAAATGTGATAACAATCTCAAAGAAGACTGGTATCGATTTCAAGGACAGGCTGGAAAACAAATGGCAACTTCCTGTCCCCCAACTCACAGATGTAACACAGACCTAACCGGCTGGATGGTTGGCAAACATCCAAACGTTCAAGAGGGAATTGTACAAAGAGAGGCTTGCTTTCATGGATATTATAATTGCTGtcacaaaaaaaacacaattGATGTACGTAACTGTGGTGCGTACTTTGTCTACAGGTTGAAAAAGACGCACTGTAAGGCGCGTTACTGTGGAAGTGATTAG
- the LOC138003671 gene encoding uromodulin-like isoform X1, whose protein sequence is MPVGSFPYVSEILPTRVQMTKDFWLNWFLMYLLLSNNMSVCGDNCRMIVFVEAMADATLQHHMIQTVVPSASEHSCSILCYLHDDCVSYNYGQEICQLNNSTAAEHPLDLKQKPNFIYRGIKNSCASMPCLNHGTCQSGFRPEGYRCICTAGSTGPQCDSDINECARNGSIPCENGGTCRNVIGGYECHCPQGFIGTKCETAAPECRNYISMRTLDRNVRFRGRAKCDNNLKEDWYRFQGQAGKQMATSCPPTHRCNTDLTGWMVGKHPNVQEGIVQREACFHGYYNCCHKKNTIDQISVYSERLSFRDKSSLFQLG, encoded by the exons ATGCCCGTCGGAAGCTTTCCTTACGTTTCAGAGATTTTGCCTACAAGGGTCCAGATGACAAAAGACTTCTGGCTTAATTGGTTCCTTATGTACCTTTTGCTTTCCAATAACATGTCTGTTTGTGGAG ATAACTGTCGAATGATAGTCTTTGTCGAAGCAATGGCAGATGCTACACTTCAGCATCATATGATTCAAACTGTTGTACCATCCGCTTCCGAGCATTCTTGTAGTATTCTGTGTTACCTTCACGATGATTGTGTCTCTTATAACTATGGACAAGAAATATGTCAACTTAATAACTCAACAGCTGCTGAGCATCCTCTCGATCTCAAACAAAAACCGAACTTCATCTATCGGGGAATTAAG AATTCATGCGCTTCAATGCCTTGTCTCAACCATGGTACTTGTCAATCCGGTTTTCGTCCAGAAGGATACCGCTGCATATGCACTGCAGGCTCCACAGGGCCTCAGTGTGACTCGG ATATCAACGAATGTGCGCGCAATGGGAGCATTCCATGTGAAAATGGAGGCACGTGTCGTAATGTTATTGGGGGATACGAGTGTCACTGCCCGCAGGGATTCATTGGAACTAAATGCGAGACAG CCGCTCCTGAATGTAGAAACTACATTAGTATGAGAACTTTGGATAGGAACGTTCGCTTCAGGGGAAGGGCAAAATGTGATAACAATCTCAAAGAAGACTGGTATCGATTTCAAGGACAGGCTGGAAAACAAATGGCAACTTCCTGTCCCCCAACTCACAGATGTAACACAGACCTAACCGGCTGGATGGTTGGCAAACATCCAAACGTTCAAGAGGGAATTGTACAAAGAGAGGCTTGCTTTCATGGATATTATAATTGCTGtcacaaaaaaaacacaattGAT caaataagcgtgtactctgagcgtctgagTTTCCGCGACAAAAGTTCACTTTTCCAGctgggttag